The Saimiri boliviensis isolate mSaiBol1 chromosome 19, mSaiBol1.pri, whole genome shotgun sequence genome contains the following window.
TCTTTGCTCTCATACTAGAAAAACCTATTCCCTACTTGAAGAATCACCCTCAGATTCATTTGCCAGCTTTTCTACCTATGGTTAGAATTCACGGAGACAATCTAAATATTGCAGTGCTATATTAAACCATTTTTCATGATTCTAGAAGATATTTGTTGCAAggcctctagaaaaaaaaaattcagtaagtgttcccttttctacTCTATGACTGTCACTGAGGATTTTAGATGCAGGGCTTAGATAAACAAAGACCAGGACCTAGGGTTCTGGGAAGGAGAAGCACTCAGTACTCTCACGGGGCATTTGGCATTGAAAACTGCTGCCGGTGTTAAAAGGATATCAGTCTCACACCTTTTATCCTTCACTATTTCTCATTGGATCTTTGGGAATTCAGGAGTGTGCTGAGAAGGAACTCTAGAGCTGAGCACATTGGATGTATCGCCTGCTTCTTCCTTGACCTCGACCCACTTTTTCAATGGCCGGgtagttgtttctttctttttttaaacagctttattgaaatacaaTGGATATATAATATACTTCATATATTTAACGCGTACAGCTTAAGGAGCTTGGCAATGTACatacacccatgaaaccatcatCATAATTAGGGTAataaacatatctatcaccttTAAACACTTCCTTGTGTccctttggtttttgttttgttttgtggtaagacacttaacatgagatttgTTAAGATGGTGTCATCTTGACAAATTTTTAAGTGCACATTATAATATTGTTGACTATAAGAATTATGCTGTACAGTAGCCCTTTAGAATTAATTTGTCTTCCTTAATTGAAATTTTACATGAATTGAACAACTCCCCACTTCCCCTTTCCTGTTCcccagtaaccaccattctattcccTACTCCTATGactttgactattttagatacctcatataagtggaatcatgcaatatttgtcctcCTGTGACTGGCTTATAACACTTATCATCCTCCAGGTTCATTTCTGTTGTTGCAAAGagcaggattttctttcttttctttttaaggctgaattcattcatctgtcagtggGCACCTGGGTTTGTTTCCAcaacttggctattgtgaatggtgtaatgaatggaaatgcaaatatctcttatagattatgattttaattcaggtatatgaaaagatgttcagtgtcgcgaatcatcagggaaatgcaaatcatcACCACAATGCATTATCACCACATAACAGGGTggctagtatttaaaaaaaaaactattatcaAAAGacaacaagtgttggtgaggatgttaagaaattggaacccttgtgtgCAGTTGCTGGAAAGGTAAAatgatggaaaacagtatggatgcTCCTCTGACCTCCATATGATCACACTTCAGAGCAAGCACACCTCTGGATCATATACCTCTGcatataagataaaaaaaaaaatagaaccaggGAGTTGTTTCTACAGACCTCTTTTAGTTTGTTACTGCTTTCTGACCTCTATCTCTGCTCTCAATCCCATGGTCCTACAGTAGCCTTCTATGCTTCCAAAGAAGAAGTTGGGCACAGATGGTTATTCTGAGCAAATGGCCAACAACAGCTCTAGGGCATTGCTCACAGGATGGACATGCTCTTCAATGAATACCTTGGCCCAGCCTGCTCTGTTTCATGATTAACTCATCACACCTTTCTTTCCTCTGCCCAGCTCTTTCACACCTAGACCTACCTCGATGGCAATGCCAAATTCTACTTTTGTGACTGAGTTCCTTTTTGAAGGTTTCTCCAGCTTCAGGTGGCAGCACAGACTTGCTTTCTTTGTTGTCTTTCTAACTTTGTACCTGCTGACTCTCTCTGGCAATGTGATTATCGTGACGATTATTCGCCTGGACCATCATCTCCACACCCCCATGTACTTCTTCCTGAGTATGCTCTCCATCTCTGAGACCTGCTACACTGTGGCCATCATTCCCCGTATGCTTTCTGGTCTCTTGAATCCTTACCAGCCCATTGCCATCCAAGGCTGTGCCACTCAGCTCTTCTTCTATCTCACTTTCGGCATCAACAACTGCTTCCTGCTCACAGTCATGGGATATGACCGCTATGTGGCCATCTGCAACCCCCTAAGGTATTCAGTCATCATGGGTAAGAGGGCCTGTGTCCAGTTGGCATCTGGGTCACTGGGGATTGGTCTAGGCATGGCCATTGTCCAGGTAACATCTGTGTTTGGCCTGCCCT
Protein-coding sequences here:
- the LOC101052833 gene encoding olfactory receptor 10J3-like: MAMPNSTFVTEFLFEGFSSFRWQHRLAFFVVFLTLYLLTLSGNVIIVTIIRLDHHLHTPMYFFLSMLSISETCYTVAIIPRMLSGLLNPYQPIAIQGCATQLFFYLTFGINNCFLLTVMGYDRYVAICNPLRYSVIMGKRACVQLASGSLGIGLGMAIVQVTSVFGLPFCDAFVISHFFCDVRPLLKLACTDTTANEIINFVVSVCVLVLPMGLVFISYVLIIATILKIASAEGRKKAFATCASHLTVVIIHYGCASIIYLKPKSQSSLGRDRLISVTYTVITPLLNPIVYSLRNKEVKDALRRAVGQKPLSP